From the genome of Streptomyces sp. JH34:
TCCCTTCGTCACCTCGTCGAACCCGACCGCGGGCGGCGCCTGCACCGGTGCCGGCGTGGGCCCGACGAAGATCAGCCGGGTCATCGGCATCCTCAAGGCCTACACCACGCGTGTCGGTGCCGGCCCCTTCCCGACGGAACTTCTCGACGAGGACGGAGAGGCGCTGCGCCGGATCGGCGGGGAGCGCGGCGTCACCACCGGCCGTGACCGTCGCTGCGGCTGGTTCGACGCCCCGATCGCGCGGTACGCGACCCGGGTCAACGGCCTCACGGACTTCTTCCTCACCAAGCTGGACGTGCTGACCGGCTGGGAGCGGATCCCGGTGTGCGTGGCCTACGAGATCGACGGCAAGCGCGTCGAGGAGCTCCCGTACAGCCAGACCGACTTCCACCACGCGAAGCCGGTCTACGAGACGCTGCCGGGCTGGTCCGAGGACATCACGAAGGCCAAGACCTTCGCCGACCTGCCGAAGAACGCGCAGGCGTACGTGAAGGCGCTGGAGGAGATGTCCGGCGCCCCGATCTCCGCGATCGGTGTCGGCCCCGGCCGTACCGAGACCATCGAGATCAACTCGTTCCTGTAGAACACCGCACAGTCCCGCAGGAGCGTTTCCGCGGGCACGGCGCGACGGCGGCCGGACTCTCCCCGGAGGGTCCGGCCGCCGTGCTGTGCGCGGTCGCGGATCCGGTCAGGGAATCGGGCTCGATCCCCTGTCGGGGAAAGGCGCCGCTCGCCGCTCAGTCCTCCCCGCAGAGCCGCATGCCCTTCGGGGTCGCGCAGGGCAGGTGGCCGTTGGTGCGCATGATCTCCTCGCCGTAGTCGTCCAGGTAGTTCAGGAAGCCGGCGACCAGCGAGTCCGCGGGAGGCGACCCGTAGGTGTACGCGTACTCGATCTCCCGGTACGGGTAGCTGCTGGTGGCGATCGTGTCCACGGACGGGGTGACGCCGTCGATGGACACGCGGTGCGCCCCGTCGGGTACGTCGCCGCCCCGCAGCTCGGTGTAGCCGATCGCCCCGTCCAGCTCGGCGACCTCGGACAGGACCTGGTCCGTGCCGTCGAGTTCGCAGCGGAGCACCGGGGCGTCGGCGTCGTCCTTGGTGACGCAGTCGCGGGAGGAGGTGGCGAGCTCGTTGGCGTCGAGGACACGGCGCTGGAAGACCTCGCGGGTCCCGGAGTTGGCGTCCCTGCTGACGAGCCGGATCTCCAGGTCGGGGCCACCGGGGATCTGGTTCCAGTTGCGGATCTCGCCGCGGTGGACGCCTCTGATCTGGTCCAGGGAGAGATCGGTCACCGGCACCGTGTCGTTGACGACGAGGGAGAACAGCGAGATCGCGACCAGCTTCTCGCGCAGGTCCTTCAGAGCGGCGGGTCTGGGGCCGTCGGACAGGGCGATCATGGACGGGGAACCGGCGGAGCCGGCCCGGCCGCCCAGTGCGTCGAGTTTCCGCACCCCGGCGTTGCTGCCGTGGACGTCCAGACGGATCGTGGCGCCCTCGCACTCGTCCTCGTACGTCTCCTTCAGCTCCTCCAGCACCGGCTTGAACGCCGTGGAGCCGGTGACCGTGAGCGTGCCGGCCGCGCAGTCCAGCGGGGGCGGGGAGTCGTCCCGCACGACGATGATGCCGGCGAGGGCGACGACGCAGACGGTGAGCGCCACGGTGACGATCCTGGCCGGTGGGCCGAAGAGCGGGGGCTTCTCGTCGGGGCGGGCGGCCGTGTTCCGCGCGACGACCCCGTCCCGGATGCCTCCGGTGACCTTGATGGGGCCGCCCACCCGCGAACCGGTGAGCAGGACCAGGAGCTTGAAGTGCTCGTTGCGGTTGAGCGGCACGCGTGGCAGCCGGATGACCGAGCCGTGGTGCCGCAGCCCGGCGGCCGGGGTGAAGTGATCCATCAGGTGTTCGGCGTCCGGTGAATGGGTCACGGCTATCCCGCGGACCGTCCGCCCGGTGAACTCGGCGGTGAGTCCCTGGAGTTCTCCGCGCCCCGTGTAGTCCTCGTCGCCGATCGACTGCGAGCCGTCGTTCTCGATGCGCAGCAGGACGAGCGTGGCGTCGGCCATGTCCGGGGTCTCGTCGAAGAGTCCCAGCCGCACGTTGGCCCGGCCCTGGCTGACCTCGCTGCCGATGGGGGTGTCCATCTGCACGCGGTAGCCGATGCGCTTGCGGCGGGGGACCCGGCGCTCGTACCAGAGCACGCCCGCCGAGGTCATGACACCCAGGACGGCGGTGAGGAGGGCGACGACGTTCTCCGGGCTGAACCACTCCATGTTCCTCGCGCTCCCCCGTGGGTGAGGTGGGCCGGTCGGCGTCACGGTACGGGCGGGAAGTGCGAGGTGGGGGAGCCTCCGGTTTCCTTCCGGCGAAGTTCGTCTCGCGTTCAACATGCCGCTCCGGGCGCGGAGTTGAAGAGTTGCCGACGGTGCCGAGTTCTGGTCTAGACCTTGACAGGTCCAGACCATCGACGCTTGAGTTGGCCGTACCCCCCATGGCGGCGCACGCTCGGTGCGGGCGCCGCGACGAAGGAGTGATCACGTGGCCAAACGTGTCATGAGCCTGATCGCCGCGCTGGGCGCGGTCATCGCTACGTTCGTCTTCCTCCCCGCCTCCACCGCGTCGGCCGCCACCTGCGCCCCGGCCTGGAACGCCTCCTCCGTCTACTGGGGCGGCGGCTCGGCCTCGTACAACGGGCACAACTGGTCCGCGAAGTGGTGGACGCAGAACGAGCGGCCCGGCACGGCCGATGTCTGGGCCGACCAGGGCAGCTGCGGGTCCGGTGGCACGGAGGAGCCCAACCCCACGGGCTTCGTCGTGAGCGAGTCCCAGTTCAACCAGATGTTCCCGAGCCGGAACTCCTTCTACACCTACAGCGGACTGACCGCCGCGCTGAGCGCCTACCCCGGCTTCGCCAACACCGGCAGTGACACGGTCAAGAAGCAGGAGGCGGCGGCGTTCCTCGCCAACGTCAGCCATGAGACCGGCGGTCTCGTGCACATCGTCGAGCAGAACACCGCGAACTACCCGCACTACTGCGACACCAGCCAGTCGTACGGCTGCCCGGCCGGCCAGGCCGCCTACTACGGCCGCGGCCCGATCCAGCTGAGCTGGAACTTCAACTACAAGGCCGCTGGTGACGCGCTCGGCATCGACCTGCTGGGCAACCCCTGGCAGGTGGAGCAGAACGCGGCCGTGGCATGGAAGACCGGCCTCTGGTACTGGAACACCCAGTCCGGCCCCGGCACCATGACGCCGCACAACGCCATGGTCAACGGCGCCGGTTTCGGTGAGACCATCCGGTCCATCAACGGCAGCATCGAGTGCAACGGCGGCAACCCCGCCCAGGTGCAGAGCCGCATCGACAAGTACCGGGCGTTCGTCCAGATCCTGGGCACCACGCCCGGGTCGAACCTGGGCTGCTGAACCCGGTCCCACCCCGGGAGAGGGGGCGCGTCCGCAACGGCCGGGCGCGCCCCCGTTTCGCGTCCCCGGCACACGACGCTCCCTCTCCGCCGGGTCGGGGGAGGGCCCCCGATTCGTTCTCCGGCACGGGCGTTGGCAGGATCACCCACCATGAACACGGACAGCAACGGAATCCCGCCCACGACCACCGCGGACCGCCTCGCCCGGATCGACGACGTCCTCGCTCTGCCCTTCCCCGCCGGGGAGGAGAGCGAGGACAGCGGTGCGCGCAGCAGCGGCCCCGGACACCACCTGCTGATCCTGCGGGCGAGCCAGGACTTCTGGGACGACCGTTCCCCCGAGGTCGTCGAGCCCGCGGAGCAGGAGATCGAGGTCGAGTTCAGCGCCCTGGCGACCGCGTTGAGCGAGCGGTGGGGCGAGCCGGAGACCGTCGACCTCTGGCCGTTCCTGGATCGGGACGACGACGGCGCGGGCGTCGCCCCGGAACCGATCGGTCAGCTCTGCAACCTGGCGGGCAGCATGCAGGTCTGGCGTGTGCCCGGGGGCACGCGGTGGCTCGGTCTCGCGGTCGGGCAGGCCGATCCCGAATTCCCCATCTGGCTGCTGGCCGCGGTCGGCGAGGCGGCGGCGCTTCCGGGGTGAGCCCGGAGCCCTGGACGGGTTGTGGTCAGAGCAGTGACGGCTTCACCGACATCAGCAGGTGCTGGTGGGCGGGCGTGCCCGTGTCCTCCCCGCCGGTGATCATCGCGCGCTGTCCCGGACCCATCAGCCTCATCCTGACCGTCGTGTCCTCGAAGGAGGACAGGGCGTCCATCAGATACGCCGGGTTGAAGGCCACCGTCGTCTCCTCGGCACCGTCGAAGGCCGCGGGCAGCCGCTGCGAGGCCACGTCGTCCTCGAACCCCGCCTGCAGCAGGGCCGATCCGTCCGGCCCGGGGGAGAACGTGATCTGCAGCGGGCTCCCGCCGTCCGCGACCACGGAGACCCGCTTGACGGCCTCCGTCAGACGCGCCCGGTCCATCACCGCGGCCGCGGGATCCGCCAGCGCGAACAGCTTGTCGTGACGCGGCAGCCTGCCGTCCAGCAGACGCACCGTCGTGCGCGTCCCGGCGTGCTCGAACCCGGCCGACCCGCCGTCCACGGAGACGGCGACCTGTCCGGACCGGCCGAGCGAACGGGCGATCTCGGTCAGCCGGCGGGCCGACACGACGACGTCGGCCACCACGTCCGGCGCCGCCGCCTCGAACCGCAGGGTGCGCACCGCGAAGCGGTACCGGTCCGTGGCCGCCAGCGTCATCGTGGAGCCGTCGAGGCCGAGGCGGATGCCGGTGAGCGTCGGCAGGGTGTCGTCCCGCCCCGCGGCCACCGCCACCTGGGCGACGGCCGAGCCGAACTCCCCGGCGTCCACCGCGCCGCACACGTCCGGCAGCGGTGGCAGCGCGGGGTAGTCGTCGAGGGGCAGGACCGAGAGACCGAAGCGGGAGCCGTCTCCCGTGACCGTGAAGCGTGAGCCCTCCACCGCGCACTCCACGGGCCCCTCGGGCAGCACCTTGCAGATGTCGAGCAGCCGCCGGCCCATCACCAGAACCCTCCCGGGCCGGACGGTGTGCGCCTCCGCCTCGACGCGCGCGGAGGCCTCGAAGTCCAGCCCGGAGACCCGGAGCCGGCCCGTGTCCGCGTCGAGGAGGAGTCCGCCGAGGACGGGAACGGGCGAGCGCGCGGGCAGCACCCGGGCTGCCCGCGAGACGGCATCGGTCAGTGCGCCACGTTCCATGCGGAATTCCACGGCAGGGGCCTCTCGTCCGGCGTACGACACGGTCGAGATCCACGCTAGGCGGGGCCACTGACAGTCGGTGCGGGCCGACGACAGCGACCACCCCCGTGAGCCGCTGCCGCCGTACCACCGGGGCTTCCCCCGACGTGCTCGGGCCCCGGGTCCGGGACGTCATGACGTCCCCCGACGCCCCCGGACGCCCCGGAACACGCTGGGGACTCTAGGGGGACGGGGCGGCGGACCGGGAGATTCAATCCGCACCGTGTGGCCCGTGACGGGTATCGATCCGCACAGCCGTACCGGTACTCTGCACTCCGGTTTCAGGGAGGATCGGAGGTCGTGTGCGAGCGCGGGAACGGGCCGACGAGGTACTGCTGATGTACCGGCTCGCACGGACCGGTGGCTCGCCGGAACTGCTGCGCAGGCTGGCCCGGCGGGCGGAGGGCTGGGCCGGGATCCTCGGCGGCGACGGCACGGTGCTCCAGGCCGCGGCCGGGAACGCCCGGTGGCCGGGGCACGAGGCGGCCGGGATCGCCGCCCGGGCCGCACGTGAACTGACGGCCCGGGGCGCCGGCTCCTGCTCCCTCGACACCGAGGGGTGCACCGCGCTGCTGCTGCCCCTCGACCGGACACCAGGGGACCACGGTCCGGTCCTCGCCCTGGTCGCCCCCAGGCCGCTGCCCGCCGGGCTGAGCACACTGATGGCCGACGCGGCGATGCCGCTCGCCCTGGCGTGGGCGGCGGAGAGCCTGGAGCGCAGGCGGCGGCGGGTGGACCTCGCGGAGTCCCGCGGCCG
Proteins encoded in this window:
- the dnaN gene encoding DNA polymerase III subunit beta, which translates into the protein MEFRMERGALTDAVSRAARVLPARSPVPVLGGLLLDADTGRLRVSGLDFEASARVEAEAHTVRPGRVLVMGRRLLDICKVLPEGPVECAVEGSRFTVTGDGSRFGLSVLPLDDYPALPPLPDVCGAVDAGEFGSAVAQVAVAAGRDDTLPTLTGIRLGLDGSTMTLAATDRYRFAVRTLRFEAAAPDVVADVVVSARRLTEIARSLGRSGQVAVSVDGGSAGFEHAGTRTTVRLLDGRLPRHDKLFALADPAAAVMDRARLTEAVKRVSVVADGGSPLQITFSPGPDGSALLQAGFEDDVASQRLPAAFDGAEETTVAFNPAYLMDALSSFEDTTVRMRLMGPGQRAMITGGEDTGTPAHQHLLMSVKPSLL
- a CDS encoding substrate-binding domain-containing protein codes for the protein MEWFSPENVVALLTAVLGVMTSAGVLWYERRVPRRKRIGYRVQMDTPIGSEVSQGRANVRLGLFDETPDMADATLVLLRIENDGSQSIGDEDYTGRGELQGLTAEFTGRTVRGIAVTHSPDAEHLMDHFTPAAGLRHHGSVIRLPRVPLNRNEHFKLLVLLTGSRVGGPIKVTGGIRDGVVARNTAARPDEKPPLFGPPARIVTVALTVCVVALAGIIVVRDDSPPPLDCAAGTLTVTGSTAFKPVLEELKETYEDECEGATIRLDVHGSNAGVRKLDALGGRAGSAGSPSMIALSDGPRPAALKDLREKLVAISLFSLVVNDTVPVTDLSLDQIRGVHRGEIRNWNQIPGGPDLEIRLVSRDANSGTREVFQRRVLDANELATSSRDCVTKDDADAPVLRCELDGTDQVLSEVAELDGAIGYTELRGGDVPDGAHRVSIDGVTPSVDTIATSSYPYREIEYAYTYGSPPADSLVAGFLNYLDDYGEEIMRTNGHLPCATPKGMRLCGED
- a CDS encoding glycoside hydrolase family 19 protein, with the translated sequence MAKRVMSLIAALGAVIATFVFLPASTASAATCAPAWNASSVYWGGGSASYNGHNWSAKWWTQNERPGTADVWADQGSCGSGGTEEPNPTGFVVSESQFNQMFPSRNSFYTYSGLTAALSAYPGFANTGSDTVKKQEAAAFLANVSHETGGLVHIVEQNTANYPHYCDTSQSYGCPAGQAAYYGRGPIQLSWNFNYKAAGDALGIDLLGNPWQVEQNAAVAWKTGLWYWNTQSGPGTMTPHNAMVNGAGFGETIRSINGSIECNGGNPAQVQSRIDKYRAFVQILGTTPGSNLGC